A genome region from Acipenser ruthenus chromosome 29, fAciRut3.2 maternal haplotype, whole genome shotgun sequence includes the following:
- the LOC117425738 gene encoding iroquois-class homeodomain protein IRX-1-like: MKGGPGSGSVTGISSLECSKMPASQMGFGDFFIGKNINMPHGYQTMVLECPPGVPPVPGHPAVAGAPLSYPGMQGYSFIPYLHLGHNMRQMSPYQLKSASPYHQALLGQGAPFYSPYRAVAADDPGRAGKAAARESTGALKAWLSEHLKNPYPTKGEKVMLAIVTKMSLTQVSTWFANARRRLKKDNKVSWMCKNKSDEESESEEEEAGEKSERAEEEEEEEEDIDLQTVDDNEKERSGSDGSDQESTRTPDRLSPVTPGDGLKESERKTENKGVTRLGDYTKPQLGAKENTQPQKPQIWSLVETATSGTGHSAVQKRPVHHIKSQDTGGLWADLAVRNGQYFPVYLPAHYTQRQTLPGGMNC, translated from the exons ATGAAGGGCGGCCCCGGCTCAGGCAGCGTCACTGGAATTTCGAGTCTCGAGTGTTCCAAGATGCCTGCGTCACAGATGGGATTTGGAGATTTCTTTATTGGGAAAAACATCAACATGCCGCATGGATATCAGACTATGGTTTTGGAGTGCCCACCTGGGGTCCCCCCTGTTCCTGGTCACCCTGCAGTAGCTGGAGCACCCCTGTCCTATCCTGGGATGCAGGGCTACAGTTTCATCCCCTATCTGCATCTGGGACACAACATGAGACAAATG AGTCCCTATCAGCTGAAGTCAGCGTCTCCCTACCACCAGGCTCTCCTCGGCCAAGGTGCACCCTTCTACTCGCCCTACCGAGCCGTGGCAGCTGACGACCCGGGTAGGGCAGGCAAAGCGGCCGCCCGAGAGAGCACCGGAGCGCTCAAGGCCTGGCTCAGCGAGCACCTGAAGAACCCCTACCCGACCAAGGGCGAGAAGGTCATGCTGGCCATTGTCACCAAGATGAGCCTCACCCAGGTCTCCACCTGGTTCGCCAACGCCAGGAGGCGACTGAAGAAGGACAACAAAGTGAGCTGGATGTGCAAGAACAAATCCGACGaggagagcgagagcgaggaaGAGGAGGCTGGAGAGAAAAGCGAGCgtgcggaggaggaggaggaggaggaggaagacatTGATTTACAGACTGTGGATGACAATGAGAAAGAACGTTCTGGGTCTGACGGTTCCGACCAGGAGTCCACCAGGACTCCAGACAGGCTCAGTCCAGTGACTCCAGGGGACGGGCTAAAGGAATCGGAAAGAAAGACTGAAAATAAGGGGGTCACACGCTTGGGGGATTATACTAAACCCCAACTAGGAGCTAAAGAGAACACACAGCCTCAGAAACCCCAAATATGGTCCTTGGTTGAGACAGCAACCTCGGGCACGGGGCACAGTGCAGTGCAGAAAAGACCCGTTCATCATATCAAGAGTCAGGACACTGGCGGCTTGTGGGCAGATTTGGCTGTCAGGAACGGACAGTATTTTCCTGTGTATTTGCCAGCACATTACACCCAGAGACAAACCCTTCCCGGCGGTATGAACTGTTAG
- the LOC117425733 gene encoding iroquois-class homeodomain protein IRX-1-like → MPASQMGFGDFFIGKNINMPHGYQTMVLGCPPGVPPVPGHPAVAGAPLSYPGMQGYSFIPYLHLGHNMRQMSPYQLKSASPYHQALLGQGAPFYSPYRTVAADDPGRAGKAAARESTGALKAWLSEHLKNPYPTKGEKVMLAIVTKMSLTQVSTWFANARRRLKKENKVSWVCKNKSDEESESEEEEAGEKSERAEEEEEEEDIDLQTVDDNEKERSGSDGSDRESTRTPDRLSPAAPGDGLKESERKTENKGVTRLGDYTKPQLGAKENTQPQKPQIWSLVETATSGTGHSAVQRRPVHHIKSQDTGGLWADLAVRNGQYFPVYLPAHYTQRHGLSCGIRK, encoded by the exons ATGCCTGCGTCACAGATGGGATTTGGAGATTTCTTTATTGGGAAAAACATCAACATGCCGCATGGATATCAGACTATGGTTTTGGGGTGCCCACCTGGGGTCCCCCCTGTTCCTGGTCACCCTGCAGTAGCTGGAGCACCCCTGTCCTATCCTGGGATGCAGGGCTACAGTTTCATCCCCTATCTGCATCTGGGACACAACATGAGACAAATG AGTCCCTATCAGCTGAAGTCAGCGTCTCCCTACCACCAGGCTCTCCTCGGCCAAGGTGCACCCTTCTACTCGCCCTACCGAACCGTGGCAGCTGACGACCCGGGTAGGGCAGGCAAAGCGGCCGCCCGAGAGAGCACCGGAGCGCTCAAGGCCTGGCTCAGCGAGCACCTGAAGAACCCCTACCCGACCAAGGGCGAGAAGGTCATGCTGGCCATTGTCACCAAGATGAGCCTCACCCAGGTCTCCACCTGGTTCGCCAACGCCAGGAGGAGACTGAAGAAGGAAAACAAAGTGAGCTGGGTGTGCAAGAACAAATCCGACGaggagagcgagagcgaggaaGAAGAGGCTGGAGAGAAAAGCGAGCgtgcggaggaggaggaggaggaggaagacatTGATTTACAGACTGTGGATGACAATGAGAAAGAACGATCTGGCTCTGACGGTTCCGACAGGGAGTCCACCAGGACTCCAGACAGGCTCAGTCCAGCGGCTCCAGGGGACGGGCTAAAGGAATCGGAAAGAAAGACTGAAAATAAGGGGGTCACACGCTTGGGTGATTATACTAAACCCCAACTAGGAGCTAAAGAGAACACACAGCCTCAGAAACCACAAATATGGTCCTTGGTCGAGACAGCAACCTCGGGCACGGGGCACAGTGCAGTGCAGAGAAGACCCGTTCATCATATCAAGAGCCAGGACACTGGCGGCTTGTGGGCGGATTTGGCTGTCAGGAACGGACAGTATTTTCCTGTGTATTTGCCAGCACATTACACCCAGAGACACGGGTTGTCTTGTGGTATACGAAAGTAA